DNA sequence from the Candidatus Zixiibacteriota bacterium genome:
GCAGACGCGGATAAGCCGACCGGCAAGCCCGATCCCCCTGAAATCCGGATCGACAGCCAGCCGATTTATCCAGCCGCGGCGGCCATCGAAATTGGCAATCGCCACACCGAGCACACGTGTTTCAGAAAATAATCCAAAGAAGGCACAAGCAGGGTTGGCCATTTCCTTTTTCATGGCATCATAACTTTCCCGGCCGCCGGGTTTGTACGAAAGTCCGGCAATATCCCAGACAGATCGTATCTGCTCAAAGTCAGCGATGGTGAGTTGGCGGGTGAGAATGTCCATTACTCAAAGATAATCGATTAAGAACTCAGCGAAAACTGAAAACAACAGCAATGTTTGGGAGAACATGCTTAGATTCTTGTGAGTCCGAATTGGTCGGGCCGAGCTGGGAGAGTTTCGGTAATCACAAATGCTCCTCGGGGCCAGTACCTCAAGAAACGATCGTCAGTGCCATGTTACACCGGCTATTTGTTTCAACGCGCGACTCCGTAAAAAATGATTGTCCTGTTACGTCCCGATTTGTATGCTTCATTCGTCCATTTAGTGAAAATAACAATTATTTGTGATAGAACTTGGAACTACAACATTTTTAGAAAGGACATTATCCATGGCACATCCGGTAGTTTTCTTCGAGATTGGTTGCAAAGACAACCCCTCAACCCAGAAATTTTATGCTTCGCTCTTTGATTGGAAGATGCAAGCCTACGGCCCGGCGGCCATGATTGATACCGGCACCAAAGAGGGAATCATGGGTCATATTAATTCGCTCGGCCATGAACCGCATAACTATACGATTGTGTATGTCGAGGTCGACAATATCCAAATCTATCTTGATAAAGCCGGTAAAATAGGCGGAAAGACGCTCGTAACGCCGACCGAGGTCCCGGGCATGGGACATTTTGCATGGCTTTCAGATCCCGAAGGAACAATCGTCGGCCTCTGGAAACCGATGCCGAAATAGACGACACGGATTTGAGGTTCTTGCTTTCTGTCTCATCCCGGTATTCTGTGCAGTCGGGCGTCCCTGCCCGACTGTCTTTGCGAACAGGGCACCACTGTTTGTCGACACTCACCATTTGACTTTATCTGATTACTGCATGTTCTTTGATCATGCTACTTGCACTCGACATTGGTAACAGCAGTATTGTCGTCGGTCTTTTTGAGCGACAAATTATGATCACCCACTCGCGATTTGTATCTCGACGAGATATATCA
Encoded proteins:
- a CDS encoding VOC family protein, whose product is MAHPVVFFEIGCKDNPSTQKFYASLFDWKMQAYGPAAMIDTGTKEGIMGHINSLGHEPHNYTIVYVEVDNIQIYLDKAGKIGGKTLVTPTEVPGMGHFAWLSDPEGTIVGLWKPMPK
- a CDS encoding GNAT family N-acetyltransferase gives rise to the protein MDILTRQLTIADFEQIRSVWDIAGLSYKPGGRESYDAMKKEMANPACAFFGLFSETRVLGVAIANFDGRRGWINRLAVDPDFRGIGLAGRLIRVCEDFLYSRGALVIAALIDEMNDPSTSAFQKEGFGCVPEIRYFSKYKTSES